GGCTACCTCGGAGAATGCCGCAATGTGCTCGTCGCGGTCGGCGGTGGCCAGCTCCCCGGCAAGCTCTCTGAGCAGGAAGGAGTAGGACGGATAGTCCAGGCAAACCGTCCCGATGCGGAGGGTGAACTCGACCAGGACAAGAAACCGTTCGACTTGCACCTCCAGCCCCGTCTCTTCGGCCACCTCTCGCTGCAGCGCGTCCAGCACCGCTTCGCCTGGCTTGATGCCGCCTGAAGGTACGCGCAGGGCCCGCTCGGGATAGAAATCCTTGGTGTGCAGGAGCAGGTTGCCATCGCGGCGTCGGATGAAGAGTACCACCTCGCCGTCCCGGCGGCGCGTCTTCTCTACGTTCCACCAGTGGACGCCCTCCGCTCCAACAACAATCTCGACGCTGGTCCGCAGCGGGGTGCCGTACAGCTCCTCGAGCGTGGCCAGCTCTGCTTTCCTCTGGTCGTTCATTCGTCCGCCCTCCCGGGTTCAGGTGTGTGGCTGGCACGGCTGTCTCGCTCCGCGGCCGAGTACAGCGGGAGCACCGGCGACAACAGCAGGCCGGAAATCACCAGGGCTGCCCGGATCGAGATCCGGTTGGCGATCGCGCCGACCAGCGGGCCCCCGCCAATCTGGCCGATAGCGTCGACCTGGCTCAGGGTCGAGAACATCGTGGCGCGCACGTGAGGATCGTCGATGTGCTGATTCAGCCAGGCGTCCTGCAACGGTGCGTGAACGCGGCGCATGACCTGTATCAACAGGTACAGGAGCACCGCCAGCCCGAGTGCTCCGCTCAGGCCGAAGCCAACCAGAGCTACCATGATTGCCATAGACAGAACGCGCAGCAGGCTGCCCAGAGAGCCGCCCCTGTCGGCCGCGCGGCGCCGAACATACTCCATCGCCTGCAGGCTGAGCAGCAGTTCGAGCAGGCGCACCGTGCCAAACATCAGCACCGGTCTGGCGGCAGCAGCAGCCGGCAGGCCCACGTCGTTCAGCAAGTGCGGCGTCCAGAGGCGGTCCAGACCCTCGCTGTAGAGGCCAAAGAAGAAACCAATGCCCAGCAGGGTCAGCAGCACCGGCCGCCTCCTGGTGAGCTGGCGCGCGCTGACCAGGGTCTGCTTCATCGCCGCCAGTGTGCGTCTCTGGTCAACCGGAGTGGGCCGAAAGCCCGTTTCGGGCATCCCGAGCAGCAAGAAGCCGGCCAGCAGGAGCGCGGCTCCCCCTCCGAAAATGATCGGCCGTGCGGGCTGCGTCAGGCCGATCCACACACTCAGCGGCACGGCTACCAGCCCGCCCAGGTTGCCGGCCTGCGCACCGCGCAGAAAGGCCTGCTCCGCTCTCTCGGGGCCGACCTCATCGGCAATCCAGGCCTGCGTCGCGCCGCTGGTAAAGGTGTAGCCGATGCCCCAGATGAGCTGCGCCAGAAGGATTGTGCCAAAGAAGGGCAGTGCTCCCTGGAAGATCAGGCCTAACCCGATGAGCAGGTAGCCGATGATGATCGAGAGACGACGGCTCTTGGTGTCGGCCAGGACACCGGTCGGGATCTCAAAGACAAAGATGGTTACTTCGAGCGCTGTGCCGACCAACACCAGTTGCAGCGGGTTGAGGTGAGCCACCGTGATCTGAAAGACCGCGTCCACGGTGAAGGCCAACGAGAGGAGCAGCTCGGTCGCAAAGGACAGGATCACATAGACCTGGAGTGCGTTCAACCGCAGGAATTGGCGTGTGCTATTGGTCACCGCTGGACCTTTCGCTCCAAACGAAAACTCCGGCTGACCGCGAGCGAGTGGTCAGCCGGAGCCATCCTGGCTGGGGGACGAGGATTCGAACCTCGGCTGGCTGATCCAGAGTCAGCTGTCCTACCGCTAGACGATCCCCCAGTGCGCCGGATATCCTAGCACAAATCGGCGCGAACGCCAAATCTGCGCCTGCTCTATCTAGACCAGCAGCTCCCTGGCCCTGGCGATTCGGGCCAGCACCTTGTCGCGACCCAGAATCTCCATCGTGCCAAAGAGCGGCGGGGCAACCTCGCGCCCGGTCACGGCGATGCGCAGCGTGCCAAAGAACTGCCGCGCCTTGAGACCCATCTGCTCGGCCCTGGCCCGCAGCACCGGCTCCAGCGCCGTCTCGACGAACTCGGTGGTGCGCAGCAGCTCGTGCGAGTCAGTCAGGACCTGGCGGGCCTGGTCCGCGGTCATCCCCTTTTGAATCAAGAGCTGTGGATCATAGTGCAGTTCGTTGACAAAAAAGAAGTCGGTGAGCCCTACACAATCCGTCAGCTTGACCATTCGC
The nucleotide sequence above comes from Chloroflexi bacterium ADurb.Bin180. Encoded proteins:
- a CDS encoding Major Facilitator Superfamily protein, translating into MTNSTRQFLRLNALQVYVILSFATELLLSLAFTVDAVFQITVAHLNPLQLVLVGTALEVTIFVFEIPTGVLADTKSRRLSIIIGYLLIGLGLIFQGALPFFGTILLAQLIWGIGYTFTSGATQAWIADEVGPERAEQAFLRGAQAGNLGGLVAVPLSVWIGLTQPARPIIFGGGAALLLAGFLLLGMPETGFRPTPVDQRRTLAAMKQTLVSARQLTRRRPVLLTLLGIGFFFGLYSEGLDRLWTPHLLNDVGLPAAAAARPVLMFGTVRLLELLLSLQAMEYVRRRAADRGGSLGSLLRVLSMAIMVALVGFGLSGALGLAVLLYLLIQVMRRVHAPLQDAWLNQHIDDPHVRATMFSTLSQVDAIGQIGGGPLVGAIANRISIRAALVISGLLLSPVLPLYSAAERDSRASHTPEPGRADE